In Athalia rosae chromosome 6, iyAthRosa1.1, whole genome shotgun sequence, one DNA window encodes the following:
- the LOC105690434 gene encoding tektin-4-like, which translates to MGCQRTRRWVQSESSLIDKTTNSGSSPWMENIFFFFFQVIIHQIVKFFIDDSQSRSADPCPMAEFLKGSVNGDGEKPPPYFPQPEDFLPAKSDGEMGPIGPWATGRTVFTPGGGFTGLRPVSDRYSITRFSPGEWRAHNRTFFNESNRMIHDAQLAAHNGKNSIQRVFKEADDQQRENKNRLSDRSREVFKWKSELERALITMTEEIELLEVEYRRVKSSLSVLTIPESIAGEFLQLRSTRLEPDLVRDEVNDELIKELGLCSEIRELLGRTKDQIERQAAELKSAKTRMEFDWTDKKDAYETDAKCIELANDSPLILWKPGAARFPGEQSTSSGYEHMTREALAQAEATRERSATLRATLDSIYVNSVRDLRTQADRVDAALAQKVSVTQQCCERLEKELLRCLYEISNVEETIKNLRSSTRNLDNTLKVAQSRLDNRLLRRNVESCRDIPQFGLIEEVKTLGQNVTMMMGQIERAEESQKGLVKARGNLEREIIVKRKSLYVDRERGQLLRSFYPSAVALSGHT; encoded by the exons ATGGGATGCCAAAGGACACGTCGGTGGGTACAATCTGAGTCGTCTCTCATTGATAAAACTACAAATTCAGGATCATCCCCCTGGAtggagaacattttttttttttttttccaagtaatAATTCATcagatcgtgaaattttttatcgatgatTCGCAGTCCCGTAGCGCGGATCCATGTCCGATGGCGGAATTTCTCAAAGGATCCGTCAACGGAGATGGGGAAAAACCACCCCCGTATTTTCCGCAGCCGGAGGATTTCCTTCCAGCAAAATCTGACGGTGAAATGGGTCCGATCGGCCCCTGGGCAACCGGTCGAACGGTTTTTACACCCGGTGGAGGATTTACCGGGCTGAGACCGGTATCCGATCGGTATTCGATCACGCGATTCAGCCCGGGAGAATGGAGGGCGCATAACCGGACTTTCTTCAACGAGTCCAATAGGATGATACACGACGCACA ACTGGCAGCGCACAACGGTAAGAACAGCATACAACGCGTCTTCAAAGAAGCGGACGATCAGCAGCGGGAAAATAAGAATCGATTGTCGGACCGATCGAGGGAGGTGTTCAAGTGGAAAAGTGAACTGGAACGCGCGTTGATCACGATGACCGAGGAAATAGAGTTGCTGGAGGTCGAATATCGGCGGGTCAAGTCGTCACTTTCCGTTTTGACTATCCCCGAATCGATAGCCGGGGAATTTCTTCAGCTGAGATCTACGAGGCTCGAACCTGACCTTGTCCGCGACGAGGTCAACGACGAACTGATCAAG GAACTGGGACTTTGTTCGGAGATAAGGGAGCTTCTCGGTAGAACGAAGGATCAAATTGAGAGACAAGCGGCGGAATTGAAGTCGGCGAAAACTCGGATGGAGTTCGACTGGACGGATAAAAAGGACGCTTACGAAACGGATGCCAAGTGTATCGAGCTTGCGAACGACTCGCCTCTGATCCTGTGGAAGCCTGGGGCCGCTAGATTTCCCGGAGA ACAATCGACGTCGAGTGGCTACGAGCACATGACGCGAGAAGCTCTGGCTCAGGCGGAAGCTACGCGCGAAAGATCGGCAACCCTTCGAGCTACGTTGGATTCGATTTACGTAAATTCCGTCCGTGATCTCCGTACTCAGGCGGATCGAGTCGACGCTGCTTTGGCGCAGAAAGTATCCGTCACTCAGCAGTGCTGCGAACGTCTGGAAAAAGAATTGCTCAGG TGCTTGTACGAGATTTCCAACGTAgaggaaacgataaaaaatcttCGTTCATCGACCAGGAATTTGGACAACACTTTAAAAGTTGCACAGAGTCGACTGGACAACCGGCTACTCCGGCGTAACGTTGAAAGCTGTCGCGATATTCCACAGTTCGG GCTGATCGAGGAGGTGAAAACCCTGGGTCAGAACGTAACTATGATGATGGGCCAGATAGAGAGAGCGGAAGAATCTCAGAAAGGATTGGTGAAGGCGCGTGGTAATTTGGAACGGGAAATAATCGTCAAGCGGAAATCACTTTACGTAGATCGCGAACGGGGACAACTTCTGCGTTCATTTTATCCATCGGCCGTTGCTCTCTCCGGACACACTTGA